CCCCCCCACCAGTGAAACAGAACCTCGCTACTCACTGCCGCCGAGGAGACCGAGACCGAGACCGTGACTTTGTTCTTGACCTGGACCGACTCGCACTTCTGCTGCTCCtacttctcttgctttcttttctcatgcttgggagggaaaaaaaaaatagggttaCACTTCTGAGGTACTCATTAACTCCATGAAGCAGCTCAAAAGTAGTTCACTGTACTTGAGCTGAAGAAACCATTCTTACAGACGTCTTCTCTTCATCAGGAAGAGATTTTTACCTACCCATTGTAAGGGCTCTTTGAAGCTTGCTGCCTCTCTTCGGGCtcttttttaatggttttggtATTCACAGATACTGGAGACTTCTCTTCAGTTTTTACTTCTCTCGGGGAACCTAAGAATTAAACATAAGTTCATAATTAGGTATTTTATTCACAGATTTTGTAATAAACATATTGTACCCTTTACACACCTTCAGCAGTATTTGCACAAAATGTAAATCTGCGCTCAACAGCTACCATTTCATCCCATCTTTCTATTTATAGCACACTCCCAGAAGAGAACGCTGGAGTGACATGTCCACGGGGAGACACGCAGGAGTTTAAAagccagctgctggctgggggaAGAGAACACCGTGACCTTCCAGCCAAGCAGCCAGGCCCATCCGAGATCTCCTCCAGCAGGGCCCAAGTGGTACACAATAAAACCTGCCCTCATGGCCCACAAAGACATCAACTGTTAACCTTGACAGCTGATTTCCAATAGTATAGAAACAATTAAGACTGAGCAGGAGAattacagatttcatttttatattagtGATACAAATATAACGAGTAACAAAACTTAACTGAGCAGTCAATCTGTCTCTACAGTCAGCTGATATAACCCAGAGATGGATTTGCCTTTCCACTGTGCAGGAACGACACATTCTACCTGGCCTGCTGACAGTGGTGACTTACACTGCAGCTTCCTCACTCAAGAGGGTTCAGAGGCttaatgtaaaaatacagaCAGGCAGAACTCTGTCAGTTTACAGATCAATAGCAGCGTTAGGAAGCAGAAGCACCAAGACAAAACTGTCTATTCTTTGCATCATTAGAGCTCAGACAGATTTATTGGCCAGTTCAAGATGTGCTTTACAATATTTATTCACTCTACTGCCCAGACAGCACTGTGACCTTCCTGTTTCCTGACCACAAGCTGTCTTCCCTCACCACACCCGAACAGTCAACAAATACactaaagacagaagaaaaagcaatttccaGAGACACCTGCTGCAAAAGGAACCACAAAGGCTACTGCAACACCCCCTCCACCAGATTAAATCCAGAGTCCCTCTTCACAACACAGTAACACAGCAAACTCCTGGGTCTAGACATTTTCATAACACCATTATCTCAAGGGTGCTTATTATTAATATATCACTCTCCCATCTGTGGAAGTATGGACTAGAGCATCCCTTTTCCCTCTAATCTGCTATTTCAAGGTATtgaaactggttttaaaatgtgtgtttttaaaaaaaaaaaatatttgtcttgctGCTTAGTTCTGTGAGAAAGCCTAAATTGTCTAACAGCTCAAGAAGCaaacctacattttttttttttaacaccttgGGACACAGATTCAGAAGACTTATCAAATAGTATTATGCaagtttctgttcagaaaacaaacttaCATGGTTTGGAGGCAGGAGAAAAGCCACCCAGTGTTGAGAGTGCTGGAGTTCCATCTGGATTTAAACCTTTTGCCTTCAGCTTAGCTTCCTGTAGtgccattttcctcttttctactTCTTTATCCAGGAATTCGTAATTGGGCTGTTAAAGTAACCATGTGGTAAGAAGCTGAAATAATGCAATTcattttttcatctcatttctgaaaaatactccattttatgttttaatcaTCTGGCCAGTAACGTGACTAACTTCCATCATTTGTTCTCACATTCCCCTTAGAGGAGAAGCAGAGCCTTTCCAATTGGATTTGTATGCAGGCATTCCAAACACACTTACACAACCATGAGACAGCTCAAGCTGCACTGAACATGGAACAGGAAGAACAAACACCTCAAAGTTACCTTCTTCCTGGTATAGAGCTTCAGAGTTGTTAAGCATATCTCCTGAATCTCCTCTTCTGTGGCACCAAAGAGCGAGAACCAGTGAGGACGGGTAGGTAGTGGGATCTGAGaataaaacaaccaaaaccttaATAATAAGAGATTACAGACCAggcttttaagtattttcattcactttcttGAAACCAAATTACTGCAATAAAAGGCACTGCTAACTAAAGACAGATGGATACTCACCTGCAGAGCTCTAGCAGCAAGATAAATGCAAGCACAGGCTATGGTCTCTGGCTGGAAGCGAACAAACACGTTTGTTCGAAGGCTGTCATTCATGtaattcctaaaaaaaaaaataattgatgcAAGGTTGGATCTCCAGTTTACATCTTTTCATTTAGAGGATAACACTGGAGACTCAATtgactttattattttttctgttattataTTAAACCCTTGatttcttttgaattatttGATATTTACATTTGTTACTTCTGTAACAACGTTTGCACCGCTGCCACTGTTTTGAAACCCCAATGCAAGTAACAGCATGGAATGGCTACTTCCTAGGCAGGTACATGAAGTTACACCATGAAGTGTCCATTCTCTTCACAATCTAACAAGTACTTTTCATCTGCCCAGCTATTTGCTTTAAACACCAATgttcttgtatttaaaaaaatcaatatgctCAAAACTCAAATGCAAGCATGAAAGCATGGTATAGTTTTAACCTACCATTTTCCAGATGCAACCTATAAGGTTCATAAAACATTGCATTTAAATCCTACGTGTGCCTTGAGTCACATTAACTTCATCCAGAGAGAGAAGCATCCGATTTGCTCACTGAGTGTTGGAAAAAGACCTGCAAGTTAGTAACGGGTCTCCCACTTCACTAAGCTACTGTTCTTCCATCACGGTGGCCCTGCCAAGCAACACATGCCAAGAGGTACATTTAAAGAGCAGAGACCTCCATCCATTTCTAAGTTACTGAgctacaggaaagaaaggaacagCAGTCAGTATTGACCCTAGGAACCCAGGCCCACTATGGCTTTTCAGTGAACATGCTGCATGCAcggtaattttctttttgttttttaaactcaaGTTTAGCCAAATGCTAAATCAACTACATAAACGTTGGCAGAAAGTCTACCCCACGTGTCCTTTAAACACACTACAGTACACAGTAGCTAGGCAACAAATACatttagaaacattttgaacAGTTACTTCTAAAAGCAAATATACAAATCCTTTGACACCCAGACAGAACTAGGAGATGCTGCCCGATGGATATGGACCACTTCAGTGAATCTCGGATGAGAGCTTGCACTGGGTTGGCTGGAGAGAAGGGCAGCCAAACAGGCCATCCCCAGGTCATGGGCTGAGGTGCAGAGGGCAGAGCTCTATGACTTACCATCATGGACTACCCTTTAATTAAAGAgtagaaaaaagaacaaagttaaATTGAGTTCTCCATTACTGTATTGGAATCAAGCCATGAAAATAGTAAGCAGAAACAAGcactaaaacattttaaaagtatgtatttgtgtaataaCTTACATCTCATTGCTTTGCATGTGGATCATCAGGCTTGTTATTTCTGCTACTATTTTCCTGGCTaggaaaagaatggaaaataacatCTTACCAGGCTGTCTGCACCAGGGTTTGATTACGTTCACATTCTAAGACTTGTAAATACATAACAATGAtctgaggaataaaaaaataaaaaactagaCTCAGTTTTAACATGCAAAGCAACAGTAAGGAAGTAACTGTATAACCAAACAGTATTCCAAAGCATTGCTCTCGCCTCCTTTTCTAAGCACACACTAAGCTTACACATCACCCAATCACACTCAGACAGTTTTTTATTTACTAGCTTTCTACTCTTTGCAAAGACAGTCTCCTTTAACATTTCCCAAGGAAGCAATTTCTACCAAAGTAGCAGAAATAACTACATGACTATTTGCCCAAGCACTCTGGTAAAAGCATTCATCATAGCTACTAaggaacaaagagaagaaatcagGTCATTCTACACCTGCATTTCTCATCTCACAATGATGCCATCGAGGTAGAATAATATTtacaattatattatttttgatAACTCACCTTATGTGGATGCTTGACATGAACACAAAATCCCAACTCCTTCAGTACCctcctttctgctttgattACTTGATTTTTGGTGTTTATGTAGTTCTGATCAAGGATCAGGGGGCTTGGAGTCCTACAGTttgcaagaaataaaatcaaaactgttttgCATATCCAAAAATAGCAGCATCTCTGTTTTCCCTTCCAACCAACTAATGGCAACAGAAACCGGTTTTCAACTCCTGCAAGCAAGTTTAAGCATTAATCTTGTGCTGTCCAAGTTTATCTAAACTAGTTTAGCTTCTGCTTTTGACTAGCTACAGATTTAATCTTTTCTACTGTGTCTGCT
This DNA window, taken from Nyctibius grandis isolate bNycGra1 chromosome 8, bNycGra1.pri, whole genome shotgun sequence, encodes the following:
- the CCNL1 gene encoding cyclin-L1 isoform X3, whose protein sequence is MASSCSSAAAHPAPTAAAAAAAPTVAAPPAPAAPGILIGDRLYSEVSLTIDNSLIPEERLSPTPSMQDGLDLQCETDLRILGCELIQAAGILLRLPQVAMATGQVLFHRFFYSKSFVKHSFEIVAMACINLASKIEEAPRRIRDVINVFHHLRQLRAKRTPSPLILDQNYINTKNQVIKAERRVLKELGFCVHVKHPHKIIVMYLQVLECERNQTLVQTAWNYMNDSLRTNVFVRFQPETIACACIYLAARALQIPLPTRPHWFSLFGATEEEIQEICLTTLKLYTRKKPNYEFLDKEVEKRKMALQEAKLKAKGLNPDGTPALSTLGGFSPASKPCSPREVKTEEKSPVSVNTKTIKKEPEERQQASKSPYNGMRKESKRSRSSRSASRSRSRTKSRSRSRSPRRQNSALGQSLFVSYPCRRNRL